The genomic DNA TAATCTTTTGGGAGAGGCTATTTGGCGTATTCATGAAGATAGCTCATTAAGTAGTCTATTCCGATAGGCCAAAAATAAAATCATCCTAAAGGATGAATAGTTAAGTATGAAGGATGGGGTTTTTTGTGTTCATCCTTCATTTTTTATGGGTTGCTAAAATTTCCATTTCTGTTACTACTCGTGCTAATTCTTCTATTAATGGTGTAATTTTGTTTTGATTAAAAGCATCGGCTAAGGCTCGATAATACCAAAGTGTACCTTCTTTTCTTCCTGTAAATCTTTCCCACACTGCATCACCGTTCAGGCGATAATCTTTGAGAATTGATCTGGCATTATAGAGTTTATCGGCTGCGGAAACTAGCAACACGGAAGGGGAAGCTGTGGAAAGATGAGCTATGTATTTTTCTTTGCGTTCTTTCCAAGGGGGTTTGGGGGTGGTGTCTGCGTCTGTACAACCTTCAACTATTGCGGTGACGTTATCCCCAAAGCGATGACGAATTTCTTCTCTGGTGGCTGCTCCTCCTTGGTCTTCTATGGCATCATGTAGTAAGGCGGCGATCGCTTCTTCTTCGTTTGCTCCATATTCTAAAGCAATGCTGGCTACTCCTAATAAATGGCTAATATAGGGTACTCCTGAACCTTTTCTAATTTGGGTTGCATGGAGTTGGTGCGTGTAGGTTAGTGCTTGGGTGAAGCGTTCTGATAGCATTTTTTAAATGGGTATTTTCGGTTTGGTGTTGAGGTTTGGAAGGATTGAACCACGTTCGCGTCCCGCAGGGATAGAACACGAAGAACACGAAGGAAGAGGAGAAGAGAAGAAGAGGAGAGAGTTATTTGTCACAATTTTAATATTTTCAATCAATTATCTACACCGTTAAGTAATTAATCAGTTGAGGTAAGTTTTAGGTGTACGGGATTGAAGTTTATCCAAAGAAAGTCTGATTATTAACTATCGAGAATTTCTTTAAGCACACTCTTTAAATCTACATCAGCAGGACGTTTAGAAAACTGTTCATGGCTATAAATCCACACCAGTTTAATTATATAATCATTTGTATTTACTAAATACATTAATCTGATTTGTCCAGAGGCACCTTTTGATACTTTAAATTCTAGTTTATGAAATGACCATCCTTCAGGTAATTTAATTTTTCCCGGTAAGGGTTCATTGCGGGAATTTATAGGATATTGATCATCAATTAAATCTTCTAAAATTTGTGCAATACATTCTACAAAATCAGACTTATAAGCTTTGGCAAGTTTTTTGAAAGAACGCTGAAAATTATCTGTTTTTTCAATCGAGAAGGGAGTTAAGCCAGTCACGGACTTCTCCTTTTTTCACACGATTTGATGTTTCTGAATTACAAGCATCTTTTAAAACTTGTCTCATCACATCTTTGTAAAATGGATGATCTCTTTCTATCTGATCTAATTTCTCATGTCCTAATGCTTTTAAATCTTCTAATAAAATGACTGTGGTGGAAGCAGCTTGAGGTGGTAAACCTTGACGTGCTTTTTTCCAAGGAAATTCTAAGTGAGTCATATCACTTAAACGATAAGCATGATAACCACCAAAATATTCCCAAACTTCTTCTAGCAGTTGTTTATCATCTTCAGATATTTCTGATAATGATTCTTGACCAGGAATAGGTAATTGTTTAGCTTCAAAGTCGCTATAAAATCTATAGGCAGGTGGACAAACCGGACCATAACGCCATGCTTGTATTTCTTCGGGAAATAATGGTTGATCATACATGGCTAAATGCAAACTTTGGGCATAGTATAAAAGTTTTTGCACTTTCATGTTTGTCATTTCTGCTTCTATGCCGTCTTGGTAAGCCTTGATAATGAAGTAGTGAGATACAGTTAAACAATTAATCATCATCACACTCGCAAATCAAACACATTACATACTCCATTTATTATAGTTTAAATTCATGTTTTAGTACATCTGTCCTAATAAATTTCGTCATTAGGCTATGAACCTCAAGAAACACTCTTGCCATTTCTTCTCAAAATAACAATTTTTGTGACAATTGGGTTAGAATTATTAAAGGTTCGTTACAGAAATGGCAAAACATCCCCAACTCTGTTACAAAAGCCAAACATTAAGTTATTAATCTAAAAACCCTAAATTACACCTAAACTCTCTATGACGCTCCCAATTCGTAACGTCGCCATTATCGCCCACGTTGACCACGGTAAAACCACATTGGTTGACGCTCTCCTCAAACAGTCCGGCATTTTCCGCGAAGGCGAAGACGTTCCGGATTGTGTGATGGACTCCAACGACTTGGAGAGAGAGCGGGGAATTACAATTCTTTCCAAAAATACTGCGGTTAAATATAAAGATACCCTGATCAATATTGTTGATACCCCTGGACACGCTGACTTCGGTGGAGAGGTAGAACGGGTATTAGGCATGGTTGATGGTTGCATCCTCATTGTGGATGCTAACGAAGGACCAATGCCCCAAACTCGCTTTGTACTCAAAAAAGCTTTGGAAAAGGGCTTGCGTCCTATTGTTGTTATTAACAAAATTGACCGCGCTAAGGCTGATCCTCATGTAGCCGTTGATAAGGTTTTGGATCTGTTCTTGGAATTAGGCGCTGATGATGACCAGTGTGATTTCCCTTATCTGTTCGCTTCCGGGATGGCAGGTTACGCTAAGGAAACTTTGGAAGCAGAAGCGGTAGATATGCAGCCATTGTTTGAGGCGATTCTCCGTCATGTTCCCGCACCGATAGGAGATGCCAGCAAACCTCTGCAACTGCAAGTTACCACCCTGGATTATTCTGAATATCTGGGACGGATTGTCATTGGGAGAATCCATAACGGTACTATCCGCGCTGGACAACAAGCGGCTC from Okeanomitos corallinicola TIOX110 includes the following:
- a CDS encoding HD domain-containing protein, which codes for MLSERFTQALTYTHQLHATQIRKGSGVPYISHLLGVASIALEYGANEEEAIAALLHDAIEDQGGAATREEIRHRFGDNVTAIVEGCTDADTTPKPPWKERKEKYIAHLSTASPSVLLVSAADKLYNARSILKDYRLNGDAVWERFTGRKEGTLWYYRALADAFNQNKITPLIEELARVVTEMEILATHKK
- a CDS encoding type II toxin-antitoxin system antitoxin SocA domain-containing protein, translating into MMINCLTVSHYFIIKAYQDGIEAEMTNMKVQKLLYYAQSLHLAMYDQPLFPEEIQAWRYGPVCPPAYRFYSDFEAKQLPIPGQESLSEISEDDKQLLEEVWEYFGGYHAYRLSDMTHLEFPWKKARQGLPPQAASTTVILLEDLKALGHEKLDQIERDHPFYKDVMRQVLKDACNSETSNRVKKGEVRDWLNSLLD